The following are encoded together in the Oreochromis niloticus isolate F11D_XX linkage group LG12, O_niloticus_UMD_NMBU, whole genome shotgun sequence genome:
- the LOC100694918 gene encoding GTPase IMAP family member 8-like isoform X1 has product MAFSESAHELRIMLFGKSDDKKSALENIIIGKKRSIVSKVLGGKQCHAASGEWNGKPLTVVKTPDIFSLPVEALFKEMKSCVSLCPPGPNVLLLLVKPDFTEEDRKTLNLVLSVFGQDAFKHSMVILTHNERKSNSVERLIKHCDHRQRYISFDKKDISISYLELMDRINQIVSKNWGKYLMLKEEAKPKTVKSSLNLVLCGRRGAVKTSAAKAILGQTELHSVSNSSECVKHQGEVCGRWVSLVELPALYGKPQEAVMEESFKCISLCQAIHAFILVLPVAPLTDEDKRELEIIQETFSSRVNDFTMILFTVDSDPTDPAVGNFFKENQDIQKLLQTFRQRHVVLNIKAKQQRDSLETMLQTVDKMSLSEKSMGKPHCYTAIIFLHAQMEKVLQQEQIIKIHQDEARKLKMNMITGGEGGEQDSDCLRIVLIGKTGCGKSSTGNTILGTDEFKAASSQISVTQKCQKVHGEVDGRPVVVVDTPGLFDTSLSNEDIQEEMVKCISLLAPGPHVFLLVIQVGRFTEEEKETLKLIKQFFGKDSEKFTIVLLTRGDDLERQGESIDDYIKNKCHSSFQKLISDCGRRYHVFNNSEKQNQKQVTELIAKIDTMVKDNGGIYFTNQMLQEAETAIQMKMESILKKKEEEIQRKYNEEMEAIKETMEKERKQMEQERQEKAKELQEMEAKIRFEQERRRKEEQIRNEQEINKKKEVEKHRENFNKQIEIVDKQIQSEKEEKKNVDRKLEESREQLRKQQEEWEKEQKEWWEKQRQEEEKRREEEQKIKELEEKYKQEKQIYENKLKEDQLRREQEEKEKKELEEKHKKSLEEMKKKHEEDARKAAENANESQKKLVEELAYQKKEYQKEMNELLKHVIKRNSSYYKIKRLLEKQENEMKKVKDEDKKEELQETHEKELVTLMQEILSEEINDTSACSVM; this is encoded by the exons CACATGAACTCAGAATAATGCTGTTTGGAAAAAGTGATGACAAGAAATCAGCCCTGGAAAACATCATCATTGGAAAGAAAAGATCCATTGTGTCTAAAGTCCTTGGAGGAAAGCAATGTCACGCTGCCTCTGGAGAGTGGAACGGGAAACCGTTAACAGTAGTCAAAACTCCCGACATCTTCAGTCTGCCTGTGGAAGCGCTGTTTAAAGAGATGAAGAGCTGTGTGAGTCTCTGTCCTCCTGGACCAAACGTTCTGCTGCTGTTAGTGAAACCTGATTTCACTGAAGAGGACAGAAAAACTCTGAACTTGGTCCTCAGTGTGTTTGGTCAAGATGCATTTAAGCACTCCATGGTCATCCTGACACATAATGAGAGAAAGAGTAATTCAGTGGAAAGACTCATCAAACACTGTGATCACAGGCAGAGATATATCAGTTTTGACAAAAAAGACATTTCCATATCTTACTTAGAGTTGATGGATAGAATAAATCAAATAGTGAGTAAAAACTGGGGAAAATATCTCATGTTAAAAGAAGAGGCTAAACCCAAGACAGTGAAGTCCAGTCTGAACCTGGTTCTGTGTGGGAGGAGAGGAGCAGTGAAGACGTCAGCAGCCAAGGCCATTTTAGGTCAGACTGAGCTTCATTCAGTCTCCAACTCATCAGAGTGTGTTAAACATCAGGGAGAGGTGTGTGGACGTTGGGTTTCCCTGGTGGAGCTGCCTGCCTTGTATGGAAAACCTCAGGAGGCAGTGATGGAGGAATCATTCAAGTGTATCTCCCTCTGTCAGGCAATCCATGCCTTCATCCTGGTCCTACCTGTGGCTCCCCTCACTGATGAAGACAAGAGAGAGTTGGAGATCATCCAGGAAACATTCAGCTCTCGAGTCAATGACTTCACCATGATTCTGTTCACTGTGGACTCAGATCCTACAGATCCAGCTGTTGGTAACTTTTTCAAGGAAAACCAGGACATCCAGAAGCTCCTTCAGACCTTCAGACAGAGACATGTGGTTCTCAATATCAAGGCTAAACAGCAGAGGGATAGTTTAGAGACCATGCTTCAGACTGTGGATAAAATGAGCCTGTCTGAAAAGAGCATGGGCAAACCACACTGTTATACAGCTATAATCTTTCTACATGCACAAATGGAGAAAGTCTTACAACAAGAGCAAATCATTAAGATCCATCAAGATGAAGCTAGGAAATTGAAGATGAACATGATCACTG GTGGTGAAGGTGGAGAACAGGACTCAGACTGTCTCAGGATTGTGCTGATTGGGAAGACTGGCTGTGGAAAGAGCTCTACAGGAAACACCATTTTAGGAACAGATgagtttaaagctgcatcaagtcAAATATCAGTTACACAAAAATGTCAGAAAGTACACGGTGAGGTGGACGGTCGTCCTGTTGTTGTGGTCGACACTCCTGGTCTGTTTGACACAAGTTTGTCCAATGAAGACATTCAAGAGGAGATGGTGAAATGCATCAGCCTCCTGGCTCCAGGACCACATGTCTTCCTGCTGGTGATACAGGTTGGCAGGTTCACAGAAGAGGAGAAAGAGACACTGAAGCTCATCAAGCAATTCTTTGGGAAAGATTCAGAAAAGTTCACCATTGTTCTTTTAACCAGAGGAGACGATCTGGAGCGTCAGGGAGAGTCTATTGATGATTACATCAAGAACAAATGTCACAGTTCCTTTCAGAAGCTGATCTCTGACTGTGGAAGAAGATACCATGTGTTCAATAACTCTgagaaacaaaaccaaaaacaggtCACTGAATTGATAGCAAAGATTGACACCATGGTGAAGGACAATGGAGGCATCTACTTCACCAATCAGATGCTGCAAGAGGCTGAAACTGCGATACAGATGAAAATGGAGAGCATCCTaaagaagaaggaagaagagattcagagaaaaTACAATGAAGAAATGGAAGCCATTAAAGAAACCatggaaaaagagagaaaacaaatggAACAGGAGAGACAAGAAAAAGCCAAAGAACTCCAGGAAATGGAGGCGAAAATTAGGTTCGAACaagagaggagaagaaaagaagaacaaatTAGAAATGAACAAGAAATCAATAAGAAAAAGGAAGTAGAAAAACATCGAGAGAATTTTAACAAACAGATTGAAATTGTGGATAAACAAATTCAgtcagaaaaagaggaaaagaaaaatgtggacAGAAAGCTGGAAGAAAGCAGAGAACAGCTGAGAAAACAACAAGAAGAGTGGGAGAAAGAACAGAAAGAGTGGTGGGAGAAACAACgacaagaagaagagaagagacgAGAGGAAGAGCAAAAAATCAAAGAGCTTGAAGAAAAGTACAAACAAGAAAAGcaaatatatgaaaataaacTTAAGGAGGATCAACTCAGAAGAGAAcaggaggaaaaagagaagaaagaactGGAGGAGAAACATAAGAAATCCCtggaggagatgaagaaaaagcATGAAGAGGACGCCAGAAAGGCAGCTGAAAATGCCAATGAATCCCAAAAGAAACTTGTGGAGGAATTAGCTTATCAGAAGAAAGAATATCAGAAGGAAATGAATGAGTTACTGAAACATGTCATCAAAAGGAATTCCAGTTATTACAAGATCAAGAGATTActggaaaaacaggaaaatgaaatgaagaaagtGAAGGATGAGGataaaaaagaggaactccaggaaacacatgaaaaagaaTTAGTTACGCTTATGCAAGAAATCTTATCAGAAGAGATCAATGACACATCAGCCTGCAGCGTTATGTGa
- the LOC100694918 gene encoding GTPase IMAP family member 8-like isoform X2 has translation MLFGKSDDKKSALENIIIGKKRSIVSKVLGGKQCHAASGEWNGKPLTVVKTPDIFSLPVEALFKEMKSCVSLCPPGPNVLLLLVKPDFTEEDRKTLNLVLSVFGQDAFKHSMVILTHNERKSNSVERLIKHCDHRQRYISFDKKDISISYLELMDRINQIVSKNWGKYLMLKEEAKPKTVKSSLNLVLCGRRGAVKTSAAKAILGQTELHSVSNSSECVKHQGEVCGRWVSLVELPALYGKPQEAVMEESFKCISLCQAIHAFILVLPVAPLTDEDKRELEIIQETFSSRVNDFTMILFTVDSDPTDPAVGNFFKENQDIQKLLQTFRQRHVVLNIKAKQQRDSLETMLQTVDKMSLSEKSMGKPHCYTAIIFLHAQMEKVLQQEQIIKIHQDEARKLKMNMITGGEGGEQDSDCLRIVLIGKTGCGKSSTGNTILGTDEFKAASSQISVTQKCQKVHGEVDGRPVVVVDTPGLFDTSLSNEDIQEEMVKCISLLAPGPHVFLLVIQVGRFTEEEKETLKLIKQFFGKDSEKFTIVLLTRGDDLERQGESIDDYIKNKCHSSFQKLISDCGRRYHVFNNSEKQNQKQVTELIAKIDTMVKDNGGIYFTNQMLQEAETAIQMKMESILKKKEEEIQRKYNEEMEAIKETMEKERKQMEQERQEKAKELQEMEAKIRFEQERRRKEEQIRNEQEINKKKEVEKHRENFNKQIEIVDKQIQSEKEEKKNVDRKLEESREQLRKQQEEWEKEQKEWWEKQRQEEEKRREEEQKIKELEEKYKQEKQIYENKLKEDQLRREQEEKEKKELEEKHKKSLEEMKKKHEEDARKAAENANESQKKLVEELAYQKKEYQKEMNELLKHVIKRNSSYYKIKRLLEKQENEMKKVKDEDKKEELQETHEKELVTLMQEILSEEINDTSACSVM, from the exons ATGCTGTTTGGAAAAAGTGATGACAAGAAATCAGCCCTGGAAAACATCATCATTGGAAAGAAAAGATCCATTGTGTCTAAAGTCCTTGGAGGAAAGCAATGTCACGCTGCCTCTGGAGAGTGGAACGGGAAACCGTTAACAGTAGTCAAAACTCCCGACATCTTCAGTCTGCCTGTGGAAGCGCTGTTTAAAGAGATGAAGAGCTGTGTGAGTCTCTGTCCTCCTGGACCAAACGTTCTGCTGCTGTTAGTGAAACCTGATTTCACTGAAGAGGACAGAAAAACTCTGAACTTGGTCCTCAGTGTGTTTGGTCAAGATGCATTTAAGCACTCCATGGTCATCCTGACACATAATGAGAGAAAGAGTAATTCAGTGGAAAGACTCATCAAACACTGTGATCACAGGCAGAGATATATCAGTTTTGACAAAAAAGACATTTCCATATCTTACTTAGAGTTGATGGATAGAATAAATCAAATAGTGAGTAAAAACTGGGGAAAATATCTCATGTTAAAAGAAGAGGCTAAACCCAAGACAGTGAAGTCCAGTCTGAACCTGGTTCTGTGTGGGAGGAGAGGAGCAGTGAAGACGTCAGCAGCCAAGGCCATTTTAGGTCAGACTGAGCTTCATTCAGTCTCCAACTCATCAGAGTGTGTTAAACATCAGGGAGAGGTGTGTGGACGTTGGGTTTCCCTGGTGGAGCTGCCTGCCTTGTATGGAAAACCTCAGGAGGCAGTGATGGAGGAATCATTCAAGTGTATCTCCCTCTGTCAGGCAATCCATGCCTTCATCCTGGTCCTACCTGTGGCTCCCCTCACTGATGAAGACAAGAGAGAGTTGGAGATCATCCAGGAAACATTCAGCTCTCGAGTCAATGACTTCACCATGATTCTGTTCACTGTGGACTCAGATCCTACAGATCCAGCTGTTGGTAACTTTTTCAAGGAAAACCAGGACATCCAGAAGCTCCTTCAGACCTTCAGACAGAGACATGTGGTTCTCAATATCAAGGCTAAACAGCAGAGGGATAGTTTAGAGACCATGCTTCAGACTGTGGATAAAATGAGCCTGTCTGAAAAGAGCATGGGCAAACCACACTGTTATACAGCTATAATCTTTCTACATGCACAAATGGAGAAAGTCTTACAACAAGAGCAAATCATTAAGATCCATCAAGATGAAGCTAGGAAATTGAAGATGAACATGATCACTG GTGGTGAAGGTGGAGAACAGGACTCAGACTGTCTCAGGATTGTGCTGATTGGGAAGACTGGCTGTGGAAAGAGCTCTACAGGAAACACCATTTTAGGAACAGATgagtttaaagctgcatcaagtcAAATATCAGTTACACAAAAATGTCAGAAAGTACACGGTGAGGTGGACGGTCGTCCTGTTGTTGTGGTCGACACTCCTGGTCTGTTTGACACAAGTTTGTCCAATGAAGACATTCAAGAGGAGATGGTGAAATGCATCAGCCTCCTGGCTCCAGGACCACATGTCTTCCTGCTGGTGATACAGGTTGGCAGGTTCACAGAAGAGGAGAAAGAGACACTGAAGCTCATCAAGCAATTCTTTGGGAAAGATTCAGAAAAGTTCACCATTGTTCTTTTAACCAGAGGAGACGATCTGGAGCGTCAGGGAGAGTCTATTGATGATTACATCAAGAACAAATGTCACAGTTCCTTTCAGAAGCTGATCTCTGACTGTGGAAGAAGATACCATGTGTTCAATAACTCTgagaaacaaaaccaaaaacaggtCACTGAATTGATAGCAAAGATTGACACCATGGTGAAGGACAATGGAGGCATCTACTTCACCAATCAGATGCTGCAAGAGGCTGAAACTGCGATACAGATGAAAATGGAGAGCATCCTaaagaagaaggaagaagagattcagagaaaaTACAATGAAGAAATGGAAGCCATTAAAGAAACCatggaaaaagagagaaaacaaatggAACAGGAGAGACAAGAAAAAGCCAAAGAACTCCAGGAAATGGAGGCGAAAATTAGGTTCGAACaagagaggagaagaaaagaagaacaaatTAGAAATGAACAAGAAATCAATAAGAAAAAGGAAGTAGAAAAACATCGAGAGAATTTTAACAAACAGATTGAAATTGTGGATAAACAAATTCAgtcagaaaaagaggaaaagaaaaatgtggacAGAAAGCTGGAAGAAAGCAGAGAACAGCTGAGAAAACAACAAGAAGAGTGGGAGAAAGAACAGAAAGAGTGGTGGGAGAAACAACgacaagaagaagagaagagacgAGAGGAAGAGCAAAAAATCAAAGAGCTTGAAGAAAAGTACAAACAAGAAAAGcaaatatatgaaaataaacTTAAGGAGGATCAACTCAGAAGAGAAcaggaggaaaaagagaagaaagaactGGAGGAGAAACATAAGAAATCCCtggaggagatgaagaaaaagcATGAAGAGGACGCCAGAAAGGCAGCTGAAAATGCCAATGAATCCCAAAAGAAACTTGTGGAGGAATTAGCTTATCAGAAGAAAGAATATCAGAAGGAAATGAATGAGTTACTGAAACATGTCATCAAAAGGAATTCCAGTTATTACAAGATCAAGAGATTActggaaaaacaggaaaatgaaatgaagaaagtGAAGGATGAGGataaaaaagaggaactccaggaaacacatgaaaaagaaTTAGTTACGCTTATGCAAGAAATCTTATCAGAAGAGATCAATGACACATCAGCCTGCAGCGTTATGTGa